From Candidatus Dormiibacterota bacterium, the proteins below share one genomic window:
- a CDS encoding tetratricopeptide repeat protein translates to MDFNGLKDLVKDLTQSAEHRAVSRALKCFSKGQIDKAIEILQEARHDSPENVDVLFDLCRYLVLANRGGDAAEALRSVLRRHPRAYQRATEMIEELRAKHATVSPLFDAVAEHFIRQDDLKSALDALERMRPEEIRAFLPRHKGKWEGLRKGAPDAKMAKTSLQSAYYLALCHEALREYDPAATIYRLVAKNNPEELPRVLKRLEALLARDYQNAALRCAVGDLHLRAGREDDAVQQFSVVLETDARGGKPVAERVQEYLHEKGEKTGLRWVLVTAHLAAGDNDAAIEAMRPLVDASALLNQVVPALESLAADDKDKGGKARLLLASALARRGQPQAAVEILLAIAEEKGLPAIRVPLEVIASAEPASARVFHLLADVDMADGRTTEAVECLRKARKLAPQEESLLSPRLIKILDADPSSAEAHLLLADVLIKSGERDRAIVVLRHLVLMAPASSGEALARFASILKEDPQSPRARIGAAEACLELKHFPESLGHLRNVAAAHPALAAEYLRDLSVLAETATDQAAGVAEVLRGLESTGALPHAVRFALGEALFFAGQVAPAGAIFRDLLQSVPERTEEIKSALMRFDRNSPEAAEACVLLATLSLDRRDYKGALAELSQGGEAIAPLLDRVIAKYEEILGSTAGDVDARLGFIEALLLTRRYDRVLSAGAETLKLRDDETTARVYLAMGDALRQKGDSDAAVKRYFAGYGRNRSLGTGVIDRLRGLTVAEGSHALASLALGKVLASEGRAPEAVEALGAARAADPKLTDAVLSELQRLKDAFPADPQPGLAMLLILAESGDHKRSVQVISAILDARPDLASVLAGHLDRILKADPQQAFATFEMGRALQFLKLQPRSAASYLQAFRLDATLAPMILKRLHEMIETTPPCLDPYLAACAIHAARGKFQAAAKSIEQALEKMPGEAERLLPRLEEIQKQNKGSAPITVLLADACLRAGRHDRALQAYGEAARRDPGLADRALAGIEAILKSDPKMGEAYLWRARFLSRRMLVDQALKDLHQAGRLNPGLGPQIIEEAEALRERAPEAHACALLLADHYAAAARDSDAVKVLADQLEKVGSQNERLALLVRLWRLSAARGDDDASRQYLAEAQRLAPDKNQFLLRVHEAQVALMRAAAARLRNQMEQGSRRGADLQAMLRLLVDLGEVRDASAILDRHQAEMDAQEAHRLRADIALRGGEYARAAEHLVRLGATRALAFAADRAGDHALAARTLETLARERPEPGLDASLHRVYRDLVAADLMGGRRRILGETSLTFSEGAGS, encoded by the coding sequence ATGGATTTCAACGGACTCAAGGACCTAGTCAAGGACCTCACCCAGAGCGCCGAGCACCGCGCCGTGTCGCGGGCGCTCAAGTGCTTCTCCAAGGGGCAGATCGACAAGGCGATCGAGATCCTCCAGGAGGCCCGCCACGACTCCCCGGAGAACGTCGACGTCCTGTTCGACCTGTGCCGCTACCTGGTGCTGGCCAACCGCGGCGGCGATGCGGCCGAGGCCCTGCGCTCCGTCCTGCGCCGTCACCCGCGCGCCTACCAGCGCGCCACGGAGATGATCGAGGAGCTGCGGGCGAAGCACGCCACCGTTTCGCCGCTGTTCGACGCCGTCGCCGAGCACTTCATCCGCCAGGACGATCTCAAGAGCGCGCTCGATGCGCTCGAGCGCATGCGGCCCGAAGAGATCCGCGCCTTCCTGCCGCGCCACAAAGGCAAATGGGAGGGGCTGCGCAAGGGCGCCCCCGACGCCAAGATGGCGAAGACCTCCCTGCAATCGGCCTACTACCTGGCGCTCTGCCACGAGGCGCTGCGCGAGTACGATCCCGCGGCGACCATCTACCGGCTGGTGGCCAAGAACAACCCGGAGGAGCTGCCCCGGGTCCTGAAGCGCCTCGAGGCGCTCCTGGCCAGGGATTACCAGAACGCCGCGCTGCGCTGCGCCGTCGGCGACCTGCACCTGCGCGCCGGACGCGAGGATGACGCGGTGCAGCAGTTCTCGGTCGTCCTCGAGACCGACGCGCGCGGCGGGAAGCCGGTGGCCGAGAGGGTGCAGGAATATCTCCATGAGAAGGGGGAGAAGACCGGGCTGCGCTGGGTCCTGGTCACGGCGCACCTGGCGGCCGGCGACAACGACGCGGCCATCGAGGCGATGCGCCCTCTCGTCGACGCTTCGGCCCTGCTCAATCAGGTGGTCCCCGCGCTCGAGAGCCTGGCCGCCGACGACAAGGACAAGGGAGGGAAGGCGCGGCTTCTGCTCGCCTCGGCGCTGGCGCGCCGCGGACAGCCCCAGGCCGCGGTCGAGATCCTCCTGGCGATCGCCGAGGAGAAGGGTCTGCCGGCGATCCGAGTGCCGCTCGAGGTCATCGCCTCGGCCGAGCCGGCGAGCGCACGGGTGTTCCATCTCCTGGCCGATGTCGACATGGCGGACGGTCGGACCACCGAGGCCGTGGAGTGCCTGCGCAAGGCTCGCAAGCTGGCGCCGCAGGAGGAGAGCCTCCTGTCGCCGCGGCTGATCAAGATCCTCGACGCCGACCCGTCCTCCGCCGAGGCACACCTTCTCCTGGCCGATGTTCTCATCAAGAGCGGCGAGCGCGACCGCGCGATCGTCGTCCTGCGCCACCTGGTGCTCATGGCACCGGCCTCGTCGGGAGAGGCGCTGGCGCGCTTCGCCTCCATCCTCAAGGAGGACCCGCAGTCACCGCGCGCCCGCATCGGCGCCGCGGAGGCCTGCCTCGAGCTGAAGCACTTCCCGGAGTCCCTCGGACACCTGCGGAACGTGGCCGCGGCCCATCCCGCGCTCGCGGCCGAATACTTGAGAGATCTCTCGGTGCTCGCGGAGACCGCCACGGATCAGGCGGCGGGGGTCGCCGAGGTGCTGCGCGGTCTCGAGTCCACGGGCGCCCTTCCCCACGCAGTCCGCTTCGCCCTTGGCGAGGCGCTGTTCTTCGCGGGGCAGGTCGCGCCCGCGGGTGCGATCTTCCGCGACCTCCTGCAGTCGGTGCCGGAGCGCACCGAGGAGATCAAGAGCGCGCTCATGCGTTTCGATCGCAACAGTCCCGAGGCGGCGGAGGCGTGCGTTCTCCTGGCGACCCTCTCCCTCGATCGCCGCGACTACAAGGGGGCCCTCGCGGAATTGTCGCAAGGGGGCGAGGCGATCGCCCCGCTCCTGGACCGCGTCATCGCGAAATACGAGGAGATCCTGGGGTCGACCGCCGGCGACGTCGACGCGCGTCTCGGCTTCATCGAGGCGCTTCTCCTGACCCGGCGCTACGACCGGGTCCTGTCGGCCGGCGCCGAGACGCTGAAGCTCCGGGACGATGAGACCACGGCGCGCGTCTATCTCGCCATGGGCGACGCCCTGCGCCAGAAGGGGGACTCCGACGCCGCGGTGAAGCGCTATTTCGCCGGGTACGGCAGGAACCGATCCCTCGGGACGGGCGTGATCGATCGACTCAGAGGGCTCACGGTGGCGGAAGGCTCCCACGCGCTGGCCTCACTCGCCCTCGGCAAGGTCCTGGCGTCCGAGGGGCGCGCGCCCGAGGCGGTCGAGGCGCTGGGCGCGGCGCGCGCCGCCGATCCGAAGCTCACCGACGCGGTGCTGTCCGAGCTGCAGCGCCTCAAGGACGCCTTCCCCGCCGACCCGCAGCCGGGTCTGGCCATGCTCCTCATCCTGGCCGAGTCGGGGGACCACAAACGCTCGGTGCAGGTGATCTCGGCCATCCTCGACGCGCGCCCCGACCTGGCGAGCGTCCTCGCCGGCCACCTCGACCGCATATTGAAGGCCGATCCGCAGCAGGCGTTCGCCACCTTCGAGATGGGGCGCGCGCTGCAGTTCCTGAAACTCCAGCCGCGCAGCGCCGCGAGCTACCTCCAGGCGTTCCGCCTCGACGCGACGCTGGCCCCGATGATCCTGAAGCGCCTGCACGAGATGATCGAGACCACCCCGCCCTGCCTCGACCCGTACCTGGCCGCCTGCGCCATCCACGCGGCGCGGGGCAAGTTCCAGGCCGCCGCCAAGTCGATCGAGCAGGCCCTCGAGAAGATGCCCGGCGAGGCGGAGCGTCTCCTGCCGCGTCTGGAGGAGATCCAGAAGCAGAACAAGGGGAGCGCGCCGATCACCGTGCTGCTCGCCGACGCCTGCCTGCGCGCCGGACGACACGACCGGGCGCTCCAGGCCTACGGCGAGGCGGCCCGCCGCGATCCCGGGCTGGCCGACAGGGCCCTCGCCGGGATCGAGGCGATCCTGAAATCCGACCCGAAGATGGGCGAGGCCTACCTGTGGCGGGCGCGCTTCCTGTCCCGGCGGATGCTGGTCGACCAGGCTCTCAAGGACCTGCATCAGGCGGGTCGGCTGAACCCGGGGCTCGGCCCCCAGATCATCGAGGAGGCCGAGGCGCTGCGCGAGCGCGCACCCGAGGCCCACGCCTGCGCCCTGCTCCTTGCCGACCATTACGCCGCGGCCGCACGCGACAGTGATGCGGTCAAGGTCCTCGCCGACCAGCTGGAGAAGGTCGGCAGCCAGAACGAGCGCCTGGCGCTCCTGGTACGGCTGTGGCGGCTGTCGGCGGCGCGCGGGGACGACGACGCGTCCCGTCAATACCTGGCCGAGGCCCAGCGCCTCGCTCCGGACAAGAATCAGTTCCTCCTGCGCGTGCACGAAGCGCAGGTCGCCCTCATGCGGGCCGCCGCGGCGCGGCTCAGGAATCAGATGGAGCAGGGCTCCCGCCGCGGCGCCGACTTGCAGGCGATGCTGCGCCTCCTCGTGGACCTGGGGGAGGTGCGCGACGCGTCGGCGATCCTCGACCGCCATCAGGCCGAGATGGACGCGCAGGAGGCCCACCGCCTGCGCGCCGACATCGCGCTGCGGGGCGGCGAGTACGCCCGCGCCGCCGAGCATCTCGTGCGCCTCGGCGCCACGAGGGCACTCGCCTTCGCCGCCGACCGCGCCGGTGATCACGCCCTCGCGGCCCGCACCCTGGAGACGCTCGCCAGGGAGCGCCCCGAGCCCGGGCTCGATGCCTCGCTGCACCGCGTGTACCGCGACCTGGTCGCCGCCGACCTGATGGGCGGCAGGAGACGAATCCTGGGCGAGACCAGCCTGACCTTCAGCGAGGGAGCCGGCTCATGA
- a CDS encoding GAF domain-containing protein has product MAGKKQTRDTGGGEMCRTLDRITDSGAPLEQVLRRAVEELHASNPRFHWTGIYELFPDNVLRLGPFIGAPTDHVFIAVGQGVCGLAVAEERNINVPDVSKAPNYLACSAATRSELVVLVRKGRMIYAQIDIDSHELDAFDPDSVSQVERVAECLARAYARHSQRAGRRGARG; this is encoded by the coding sequence TTGGCGGGGAAGAAGCAGACCAGGGACACCGGCGGCGGGGAGATGTGCCGGACGCTCGATCGCATCACGGACTCCGGCGCGCCGCTGGAGCAGGTGCTGCGGCGGGCGGTCGAAGAGCTGCACGCCTCCAATCCCCGTTTCCACTGGACCGGCATCTACGAGCTGTTTCCCGACAATGTGCTCCGCCTGGGGCCCTTCATCGGTGCTCCCACCGATCATGTGTTCATCGCGGTCGGCCAGGGCGTCTGCGGCCTGGCGGTGGCGGAGGAGCGCAACATCAACGTCCCGGACGTCAGCAAGGCCCCCAACTACCTGGCGTGCTCGGCGGCGACGCGCTCCGAGCTCGTGGTGCTCGTCCGCAAGGGCAGGATGATCTACGCCCAGATCGACATCGACAGCCACGAGCTCGACGCGTTCGACCCCGACAGTGTCAGTCAGGTGGAGAGGGTGGCCGAGTGTCTCGCCCGCGCCTACGCCCGGCACTCACAGCGGGCGGGCCGTCGAGGAGCGCGTGGCTGA
- a CDS encoding CBS domain-containing protein produces MRATDFMTRDVATVTPETLIEDLCDLFRERRITGAPVVDQGGRLVGIVSKDDVLFRGRGVVTEARQTPDIRSLFSSGFVGFDQGRNGPATVGQIMTRDVLSAPEESTVDDLCRLMWEHRIHRVPIVRGSLLVGIVSALDVCRAVMSGALAAP; encoded by the coding sequence ATGCGCGCAACCGACTTCATGACACGAGACGTGGCGACCGTGACCCCCGAAACTCTGATCGAGGATCTGTGCGACCTGTTCCGCGAGCGCCGCATCACCGGGGCGCCCGTCGTGGATCAAGGAGGACGACTCGTCGGCATCGTCTCGAAGGACGACGTCCTTTTCCGAGGACGGGGTGTCGTGACGGAGGCGCGTCAAACCCCTGACATCCGCTCCCTGTTCAGCTCCGGGTTCGTCGGCTTCGACCAGGGGAGGAACGGGCCGGCGACCGTCGGCCAAATCATGACGCGCGACGTGCTGAGCGCTCCGGAGGAATCCACGGTCGACGATCTCTGCCGTCTCATGTGGGAGCATCGAATTCACCGGGTCCCGATCGTCCGCGGATCCCTCCTCGTGGGAATCGTGAGCGCCCTCGACGTATGCAGAGCGGTGATGAGCGGAGCTCTCGCCGCGCCCTGA
- a CDS encoding M20/M25/M40 family metallo-hydrolase yields MKSGPCALVLMMLFPVVTRAQEKVDLAAIHRIKREAFQESKVMDHLFYLTDVNGPRLTGSPGFTAATEWSIRSLKSWGIAGARTEAWGTFGRGWAVTRFAAHLRQPVYAPLDGVSKAWSGGTSGPVAAPVVAAPLFTADEHKRGDDYDIPTLKARIDRYITEETGKLRGAIVLIDALPEPEEPTEPVGERYDTTNLAAIARAPDLFPRPSFEYPLPGLPADEKERERLLKTLPDEVGEDYYIRWIRTRDSLNAFLGKEGVVAVLSSDARGSGGIVFATTAGSWESGAPTPPPVIALPPEEYGRLARLAAKKIPARVDLDVEVKFYDDHPQGVNVLAEIPGGRKKDEVVMLGAHLDSWHGGTGATDNAAGCAVALEAMRILKTLDLKMDRTVRLALWGGEEQGLFGSRGYVREHFGDPVSLALRPEHGRLSGYFNVDNGTGRIRGVYLQENDMARPIFEAWLEPFRDLGATTVAIANTTDTDHVSFDAVGLPGFQFIQDPLDYETRTHHSNLDVYDHVQPSDLMQASAILASFAYNAATRPDLLPRKPLPPPLPRGKAAPGSR; encoded by the coding sequence ATGAAGTCCGGCCCCTGCGCGCTCGTCCTGATGATGCTGTTCCCCGTGGTGACGCGCGCGCAGGAGAAGGTGGACCTCGCGGCGATCCACAGGATCAAGCGCGAGGCGTTCCAGGAGTCCAAGGTCATGGACCACCTGTTCTACCTCACCGACGTGAACGGACCCCGCCTGACCGGCTCGCCCGGGTTCACGGCGGCCACCGAGTGGTCGATCCGCTCGCTGAAGAGCTGGGGGATCGCCGGCGCCCGCACCGAGGCGTGGGGGACGTTCGGCCGCGGCTGGGCGGTGACCCGCTTCGCGGCCCATCTGCGGCAGCCGGTCTACGCGCCGCTCGACGGTGTGTCGAAGGCCTGGTCGGGAGGGACCAGCGGACCGGTCGCCGCCCCGGTCGTCGCGGCGCCGCTGTTCACGGCGGACGAGCACAAGCGCGGCGACGACTACGACATCCCGACGCTCAAGGCCCGCATCGACCGCTACATCACCGAAGAAACCGGGAAGCTGCGGGGCGCCATCGTGCTCATCGACGCTCTCCCGGAGCCGGAGGAGCCGACGGAGCCGGTCGGCGAGAGATACGACACGACGAATCTCGCGGCGATCGCCCGGGCTCCCGACCTGTTCCCGCGTCCCTCCTTCGAGTACCCGCTTCCGGGCCTGCCCGCGGACGAGAAGGAGCGCGAACGCCTCCTGAAGACCCTCCCCGACGAGGTCGGCGAGGACTACTACATCCGCTGGATCAGGACGCGCGACTCCCTGAACGCCTTCCTGGGCAAGGAAGGGGTCGTCGCGGTCCTGTCGTCCGACGCCCGGGGAAGCGGCGGCATCGTCTTCGCGACGACCGCCGGATCGTGGGAGAGCGGCGCCCCCACGCCGCCGCCGGTCATAGCACTTCCGCCCGAGGAGTACGGCCGCCTGGCGCGCCTCGCGGCGAAAAAGATCCCCGCCCGCGTCGACCTCGACGTCGAGGTGAAGTTCTACGACGACCATCCGCAGGGAGTGAACGTCCTCGCCGAGATTCCGGGCGGCCGCAAGAAGGACGAGGTGGTGATGCTGGGAGCCCACCTCGACTCGTGGCACGGCGGGACCGGGGCCACGGACAACGCGGCCGGCTGCGCCGTGGCCCTCGAGGCGATGCGTATCTTGAAGACGCTCGATCTGAAGATGGACCGGACCGTCAGGCTGGCGCTGTGGGGCGGCGAAGAGCAGGGACTGTTCGGCTCGCGGGGCTACGTCCGCGAGCACTTCGGCGACCCGGTGAGCCTGGCGCTCCGCCCGGAGCACGGGCGCCTGTCCGGCTATTTCAACGTCGACAACGGCACCGGCAGGATCCGCGGCGTCTACCTGCAGGAGAACGACATGGCGCGGCCGATCTTCGAGGCCTGGCTCGAGCCGTTCCGGGATCTCGGGGCCACGACCGTCGCCATCGCCAACACCACCGACACCGATCACGTGTCGTTCGACGCCGTCGGTCTGCCGGGGTTCCAGTTCATCCAGGACCCGCTCGACTACGAGACGCGCACGCACCACTCGAACCTGGACGTCTACGACCACGTGCAGCCGTCCGATCTCATGCAGGCCTCCGCCATCCTGGCGTCGTTCGCCTACAACGCCGCCACCCGCCCCGACCTGCTGCCGCGCAAGCCTCTGCCGCCGCCCCTGCCGCGGGGGAAGGCGGCGCCGGGATCGAGGTGA
- a CDS encoding S8 family serine peptidase, whose amino-acid sequence MHPTRGTVNGLRQVLAGCAILALLFLAAPAAQSGQGGAKLSRDVEEKIHAARADDLLSVIVQTVGEPSAAHFSRLHGRGGAVKARHEALRGYSARVPASQLEALADDPEVAHISFDSPVKAHLDVAYKVVKADQAFVNSGGLDGRGVGVAVIDTGVALHRDLMRAKASQVMEVEVVGHEAGLADYYGHGTHVAGIIAGNGSASSDKLSFRTFKGFAPGAQIISLRALYPDGTGYTSDILTAIDWAIRFQAQFNIRVLNLSLGHPVYESYRTDPLCLAIRKAYDSGILVIVAAGNDGGVGSGFGTITTPGNEPTAITVGAMDDGNTVTTTDDVLAWYSSKGPTLVDYVVKPDVVAPGTAIVSLRDNGSYLDTSYHQLTLKIGDYKTDPSNSQRDGDYYELSGTSMAAPMVSATAALLFQKDPSLNPATVKARIMKSSVKDDRLVFETGAGYLDVDAALQANGSTKDAPSPKAMLASDGYIYVEDTGLIWGGDFTMGGIWGNRGKANCVGIDMTDVPPAITSSFGSVWGGKAAPKSIVDNTLITSSGLIWGGERCLLDSTLGMVDNMGGVWGGNKR is encoded by the coding sequence ATGCATCCGACGCGTGGAACGGTGAACGGGCTGAGACAAGTGCTGGCGGGTTGCGCCATCCTGGCCCTGCTCTTCCTCGCGGCTCCGGCCGCGCAGAGCGGACAGGGCGGCGCCAAGCTGTCGCGCGACGTGGAGGAGAAGATCCACGCGGCGCGCGCCGACGATCTGCTCTCCGTGATCGTGCAGACGGTGGGCGAGCCGAGCGCCGCGCACTTCTCCCGCCTGCACGGCCGGGGTGGCGCGGTGAAGGCGCGTCACGAGGCCCTGCGCGGCTACTCGGCCAGAGTCCCGGCGTCGCAGCTGGAGGCGCTCGCCGACGACCCCGAGGTCGCCCACATCTCTTTCGACTCGCCGGTCAAGGCGCATCTCGACGTCGCGTACAAGGTGGTCAAGGCGGACCAGGCGTTCGTCAACTCCGGCGGTCTCGACGGCCGGGGTGTCGGCGTGGCGGTGATCGACACCGGCGTCGCGCTGCACCGTGACCTGATGCGGGCCAAGGCGTCCCAGGTCATGGAGGTCGAGGTGGTGGGGCACGAGGCGGGCCTGGCCGACTACTACGGTCACGGAACGCACGTCGCCGGCATCATCGCCGGCAACGGCTCCGCCTCGAGCGACAAGCTGTCGTTCCGCACCTTCAAGGGGTTTGCGCCGGGGGCCCAGATCATCTCCCTCCGGGCGCTGTACCCGGACGGTACGGGGTACACCTCCGACATCCTGACGGCGATCGACTGGGCCATCCGGTTCCAGGCGCAGTTCAACATCCGCGTCCTGAACCTGTCGCTCGGGCACCCGGTGTACGAGTCGTACCGGACCGATCCGCTCTGCCTGGCGATCCGCAAGGCGTACGACAGCGGCATCCTGGTGATCGTCGCGGCCGGCAACGACGGCGGAGTCGGCAGCGGCTTCGGGACGATCACGACCCCCGGCAACGAGCCGACCGCGATCACCGTGGGCGCCATGGACGACGGCAACACGGTCACGACGACCGACGACGTCCTGGCCTGGTATTCGTCGAAGGGGCCGACGCTCGTCGACTATGTGGTCAAGCCGGATGTCGTCGCTCCGGGGACGGCCATCGTGTCGCTGCGGGACAACGGCTCCTACCTGGACACCAGCTATCACCAGCTGACGCTGAAGATCGGCGACTACAAGACCGACCCCTCGAACTCCCAGCGGGACGGCGACTACTACGAGCTGTCGGGGACCTCGATGGCCGCGCCGATGGTGTCGGCGACCGCCGCCCTGCTGTTCCAGAAGGACCCGTCCCTGAACCCCGCGACCGTGAAGGCGCGGATCATGAAGTCGTCCGTCAAGGACGACCGCCTGGTGTTCGAGACCGGCGCCGGATACCTGGACGTCGACGCCGCCCTGCAGGCCAACGGCTCGACGAAGGACGCGCCGTCGCCCAAGGCGATGCTGGCCTCGGACGGCTACATCTATGTCGAGGACACGGGGCTCATCTGGGGCGGCGACTTCACGATGGGGGGCATCTGGGGCAACCGCGGAAAGGCCAATTGCGTCGGCATCGACATGACGGACGTGCCCCCGGCCATCACCTCGTCGTTCGGAAGCGTCTGGGGCGGCAAAGCGGCGCCCAAGTCGATCGTCGACAACACCCTGATCACCAGCAGCGGTCTCATCTGGGGCGGCGAAAGGTGCCTGCTCGACTCGACGCTGGGCATGGTCGACAACATGGGCGGTGTCTGGGGCGGCAACAAGCGGTAG
- a CDS encoding PAS domain S-box protein, which translates to MADRSETSPQQKLEDYERRFRLMDEQMRVLEQERQKLSAVVNHTDAGFLVFDAALGVSWANNIFANRFCPGTSAAALLGAKCHQVLCGRALPCDTCPAARPFRSGIVAHQEMRLSIHDQSRHIYATAMPIKSLAGRVEQTILMVQDLTDLNVLRQSKQALETSEARFRAIFEQARLGMATATPEGQYLQVNPALCRFLGYERDELMKMTVFDVTHTEDRARTRLAMDESLAGSRPLEMEKRYLRKDGTTAWGYLTAAWLRDSAGRPEFAVVLVQDIDERRRVQESLRLSEEQLQQAQKMEAIGRLAGGVAHDFNNLLTVINGRCRLLLGALEKTPLREEIEVISQAGEQAVSLTRQLLAFSRRQAAEPRVVDLNTVVSDMDSMLKRLIGEDLDLEIRLKTEPGNVRADPGQLEQVIMNLAVNARDAMPSGGRLAIETANAELDRPIESPVGHLDPGRYVTLSIRDSGTGMDEGVRSHLFEPFFTTKEKGKGTGLGLPTVLSIVKQASGHIAVESEPGKGSCFTIYLPWVEDAVQVEPQEGPARVHARGTETILVVEDETTVRELARELLELNGYTVLEATHGQEALRICRTHDGPIHLMLTDVVMPHMNGHELAETLAPLRPGMKILYMSGYGEDSGVVRPILLSKASFLRKPFTPDALAEMVRALLGAPSPN; encoded by the coding sequence GTGGCTGACCGCAGCGAGACCTCCCCGCAGCAGAAGCTCGAGGACTACGAGCGCCGCTTCCGCCTCATGGACGAGCAGATGCGCGTCCTCGAGCAGGAGCGTCAGAAGCTGTCCGCCGTGGTCAACCACACCGACGCCGGCTTCCTGGTGTTCGACGCGGCTCTCGGAGTGAGCTGGGCGAACAACATCTTCGCCAACCGATTCTGCCCCGGCACGAGCGCCGCGGCGCTCCTGGGCGCCAAGTGCCATCAAGTCTTGTGCGGCCGCGCGCTGCCGTGCGATACGTGTCCGGCGGCCCGGCCGTTCCGATCGGGGATCGTGGCGCACCAGGAGATGCGGCTGTCGATCCACGATCAGAGCCGCCACATCTACGCCACCGCCATGCCGATCAAGTCTCTCGCCGGCAGGGTCGAGCAGACGATCCTCATGGTCCAGGACCTGACGGATCTGAACGTCCTGCGCCAGTCGAAGCAGGCGCTGGAGACGAGCGAGGCGCGCTTTCGAGCGATCTTCGAGCAGGCGCGGCTGGGCATGGCCACCGCCACTCCCGAGGGGCAGTATCTTCAAGTCAACCCGGCCCTCTGCCGTTTCCTGGGGTACGAGCGCGACGAGCTCATGAAGATGACGGTGTTCGACGTGACCCACACCGAGGATCGGGCCAGGACCCGGCTGGCCATGGACGAGAGCCTGGCCGGCAGCCGGCCGCTGGAGATGGAGAAGCGCTACTTGCGCAAGGACGGCACGACCGCGTGGGGTTACCTCACCGCCGCCTGGCTCCGGGACTCGGCGGGCCGCCCGGAGTTCGCCGTCGTTCTGGTGCAGGACATAGACGAGCGCCGGCGCGTGCAGGAGTCGCTGCGTCTGAGCGAAGAGCAGCTCCAGCAGGCCCAGAAGATGGAGGCGATCGGCCGCCTGGCGGGCGGCGTGGCGCACGACTTCAACAATCTCCTGACGGTGATCAACGGCCGTTGCCGGCTCCTCCTGGGCGCCCTGGAAAAAACTCCCCTGCGCGAGGAGATCGAGGTGATCTCGCAGGCGGGCGAGCAGGCGGTGTCGCTCACGCGCCAGCTCCTCGCCTTCAGCCGGCGGCAGGCCGCCGAGCCCCGGGTCGTCGATCTGAACACGGTGGTCTCCGACATGGACTCGATGCTCAAGCGCCTGATCGGCGAGGACCTCGACCTGGAGATCCGGCTGAAGACGGAGCCCGGCAACGTGCGGGCGGACCCCGGGCAGCTCGAGCAGGTGATCATGAACCTGGCGGTCAACGCGCGCGACGCCATGCCGAGCGGAGGGCGGCTGGCGATCGAGACGGCCAACGCCGAGCTCGATCGCCCGATCGAGTCACCCGTCGGGCACCTCGACCCGGGCCGGTACGTCACGCTGTCGATCAGGGACAGCGGCACCGGCATGGACGAGGGGGTGCGGTCGCACCTGTTCGAGCCTTTCTTCACGACCAAGGAGAAGGGGAAGGGGACCGGCCTGGGTCTGCCGACGGTCCTGTCGATCGTCAAGCAGGCGTCGGGGCACATCGCCGTCGAGAGCGAGCCGGGGAAGGGGAGCTGCTTCACGATCTATCTGCCGTGGGTCGAGGACGCGGTGCAGGTGGAGCCGCAGGAGGGCCCGGCGCGCGTCCACGCGCGCGGAACGGAAACCATCCTGGTGGTCGAGGACGAGACCACCGTGCGCGAGCTGGCCCGCGAGCTCCTGGAGCTGAACGGCTACACGGTGCTGGAGGCGACGCACGGGCAGGAGGCCCTGCGCATCTGCCGCACGCACGATGGGCCGATCCATCTCATGCTGACCGACGTCGTCATGCCCCACATGAACGGGCACGAGCTGGCGGAGACACTGGCCCCGTTGCGTCCCGGAATGAAGATCCTCTACATGTCCGGCTACGGCGAGGATTCGGGCGTGGTGCGCCCGATACTCCTGTCGAAGGCGTCCTTCCTGCGCAAGCCGTTCACGCCCGACGCCCTGGCCGAGATGGTGCGGGCCCTGCTCGGCGCTCCGTCCCCGAACTGA
- a CDS encoding HAD family hydrolase: MSPAAGRTGPSRVVFLLDVDNTLLDNDRVASDLKRHLTRAFGAERQERYWAIFETLRAELGYADYLGALQRYRVENPHDPHVLALSSFLLEYPFADRLFPGSLDVIERLSAWGPTVILTDGDVVFQPRKIERSSLLEAVEGRVLIYIHKERELEDIERQYPAGHYVLVDDKIRILTAFKKVWKERLTTVFPRQGHYALAPDVADYPPPDIAIERIGDLAGYDLPALLGSGGGA; encoded by the coding sequence GTGAGCCCCGCCGCCGGCAGGACCGGCCCAAGTCGTGTCGTGTTCCTGCTCGACGTCGACAACACCCTGCTCGACAACGACCGGGTGGCCAGCGATCTCAAGCGGCACCTGACGCGCGCGTTCGGCGCCGAGCGTCAGGAGCGCTACTGGGCGATCTTCGAGACGCTGCGAGCCGAGCTCGGCTACGCCGACTACCTGGGGGCGCTGCAGCGCTACCGCGTGGAGAACCCGCACGACCCGCACGTGCTCGCGCTGTCCTCGTTCCTCCTGGAGTACCCCTTCGCCGACCGGCTTTTTCCGGGCTCGCTCGATGTCATCGAGCGCCTCTCCGCGTGGGGCCCGACCGTGATCCTGACCGACGGCGACGTGGTGTTCCAGCCGCGCAAGATCGAGCGCTCCAGCCTGCTCGAGGCGGTCGAGGGGCGCGTGCTGATCTACATCCACAAGGAGCGTGAGCTCGAGGACATCGAGCGGCAGTACCCGGCCGGGCACTACGTCCTCGTGGACGACAAGATCCGCATCCTGACCGCCTTCAAGAAGGTCTGGAAGGAGCGACTGACGACGGTCTTTCCGCGCCAGGGGCACTACGCGCTCGCCCCGGACGTCGCCGACTATCCGCCTCCCGACATCGCGATCGAGCGCATCGGCGACCTGGCGGGATACGACCTGCCGGCCCTCCTCGGGAGCGGGGGAGGGGCATGA